A single region of the Candidatus Protochlamydia amoebophila UWE25 genome encodes:
- the murJ gene encoding murein biosynthesis integral membrane protein MurJ, producing the protein MTDSTHTIFQSAKRFFSGTLLSRLSGMVRDISMAYAFGTEASIASFMVAYRLAHLCRRLFGEGSLQSAFIPEFESIRHSDTERAFRFFRDLVISLTLFLVFFVLSLSLGIGAFLTWGNPTNDTKEILSLTLLMLPSLLFICLFGLNASLLQCEKIYFTPAVAPLAFNCAWIAAVWILKSYKIPEAISWLALAVIIACLSQWLVTIPQTFSILKKNLSTPLWAELRKSFFSTDVIKLGKPFLLGMVGVMASQINAAIDAIFGRYAELEGPAFLWYAIRIQQLPLALFGIAIAGALLPPLTRALKAQNWALYYQFLNDAVLYTCTIMIPFTAALFVLGYSSVNLIFGHGNFHASSVIGTTKCLWGYGIGLLPSTLILLLAPACYAQNNYRLPAIASILNMILNFSLNYMFIIFFGWGATSVAVATSLSAWVNVFFLGIFLNNKEKSWLIFKTNPIFLKIFFITFIAFIGTEASKYFFHQSTILNVLNSNIFLISFSQQLIELIIQLSIFIFFWISSCCLFGVSLKFHSSGPNFMLKT; encoded by the coding sequence ATGACTGATTCTACTCATACAATTTTTCAATCAGCTAAACGTTTTTTTTCAGGAACTTTATTAAGTCGTTTATCTGGTATGGTACGCGATATCAGTATGGCTTATGCCTTTGGAACAGAAGCTTCTATTGCATCATTCATGGTAGCTTACCGTTTGGCTCATTTATGTCGTCGCCTATTTGGAGAAGGCTCTTTACAATCTGCTTTTATTCCCGAATTTGAATCAATTCGTCATAGTGATACGGAACGTGCATTTCGCTTTTTTAGAGATTTAGTAATTTCTTTAACGCTTTTTTTAGTTTTTTTTGTTTTGTCTCTTTCTTTAGGAATAGGGGCTTTTTTAACATGGGGAAATCCAACAAATGACACAAAAGAAATTCTGAGCCTGACATTATTAATGCTTCCTAGTCTATTATTCATTTGTTTATTTGGATTAAATGCATCTTTGCTACAATGCGAAAAAATCTACTTTACCCCTGCTGTTGCACCTTTAGCTTTTAATTGTGCGTGGATTGCAGCTGTGTGGATTTTAAAATCCTACAAAATTCCAGAAGCTATTTCTTGGCTAGCTCTTGCAGTCATTATAGCCTGCCTTTCTCAGTGGCTTGTCACAATTCCCCAAACATTTTCTATTCTCAAAAAAAATTTATCAACACCTCTTTGGGCAGAACTTAGAAAAAGTTTTTTTTCTACAGATGTTATCAAACTTGGAAAACCTTTTTTACTTGGAATGGTTGGAGTAATGGCTTCTCAAATCAATGCAGCAATCGACGCCATATTTGGAAGGTACGCTGAATTAGAAGGGCCCGCCTTCCTTTGGTATGCAATTAGAATTCAGCAACTTCCCTTAGCACTTTTTGGTATCGCTATCGCAGGAGCTCTTTTACCCCCTTTGACACGTGCACTAAAAGCACAAAATTGGGCTCTTTATTATCAATTTTTAAATGATGCAGTTCTTTATACATGTACAATTATGATTCCCTTTACTGCTGCACTTTTCGTGCTAGGGTATTCAAGTGTGAATCTTATTTTTGGTCACGGCAATTTCCATGCTTCTTCTGTGATTGGCACGACAAAATGTTTGTGGGGCTATGGAATAGGTTTATTACCAAGCACCTTAATTCTATTACTTGCGCCCGCATGTTACGCGCAAAATAATTATCGACTCCCAGCTATCGCCTCCATTTTAAATATGATTTTAAATTTTTCTTTGAACTATATGTTTATTATTTTTTTTGGATGGGGAGCAACGAGCGTTGCCGTTGCTACGAGTTTAAGTGCATGGGTGAATGTATTTTTTCTTGGAATTTTTCTTAACAACAAAGAAAAAAGTTGGCTGATTTTTAAAACTAATCCAATTTTTCTAAAAATATTTTTCATAACCTTCATTGCCTTTATAGGAACAGAAGCGAGTAAATATTTTTTTCATCAATCTACAATTTTAAATGTTTTGAATTCAAATATTTTCCTAATTTCGTTTAGCCAACAACTCATCGAATTAATTATTCAACTAAGTATTTTTATTTTTTTTTGGATATCTAGTTGCTGTTTATTCGGTGTTTCTTTAAAATTTCACTCGTCGGGGCCTAATTTTATGTTAAAAACTTAA